aaagtttaaatgaaaaattacactCAAGGAAAGAAGACTATTTCTCCTGATCTAGTAGGCTGGGTCTCACTGCCCTGCATTCTCAGAGGAACAgagacagaggaacagagatgcctggtgaAATCAACTGCCTGAATGAACAACTGTAACTCACTAGATTCTGTGACATAAGCTTCCAGTAAGAGACAACACCAATACTGAATCTCCATCCTCCAGCTCAGAAAGTTTGAACAGACCAAGTGTCGAACAGTTTAAGTAAAAGAGttgaataataaaaactatactTAGCAGGGTAGATATTATTTATCTACTAAAAGCAAAATAACTGCAGTTGGAAATTCCTCCACCAACTTGCACAAACACACTTTTGCTCTCAAGGACTGAGCTTTGCTGACACTTTGGACACCTGGGGAAACGGGTCAGAAAAGAGGAGGTCACCACTGAGAACTAGGGTCCTTCACACAAACACTGCAGGTGAGAGGTGATGGTTCAGGAAGACGATTCATTTTCACAAGTAAATGAGCCCTCCACAGAAAGGAGATTTTTGAGTCCTCAGGATGTGGTGAGCCTGCCCTAAGGGAGGGAGCCCAGCAGGTGAGCAAGGGGACTCTGTCACTCCAGAGGACAGGGGGTGGCTCCATGTGATCTCTCCCGTGTGAGTGAGCTGCTGCTGGGGAAATACAATTATCCTGGAATTAGAGTCTCCCCACCCATATCATCTGAGAAGAACCAGAATTCTTGGTAGGGGAAGGGCTGGGCCACCAAAGGACAATAGGTCTCCAGTATGAAAATGGTGGAAAGAAAGTGTGATGTCTGTAATAGTCCTGACTTCGTGGTTCCCTGAAGCACAACCACGTGGACCTGCAGGAACGTgttctagaaggaaaagaaacatggGAGGAGCTCATGGACTCACAATAATCAGCCTCTTCTCTAAATCAAACACTCAAGAAAACCCATCCTTTGTTTCAAACAGTTTCTTTGCGAGAGTGACCTGGTAAATGCCTGATAAACACAGAGCCTGCCTTCCTAAGTAAAGTAAGAAACAGAAATTGAGCCTAGGATCAGGGCCAAAAATGTGTTCATGGAACAGAGAAGAGCCACATTTacacatgaaagagaaagagtgaTAATGTTTGTACTTAGAAACCTACATCATTTCTGATGTAAGACAAAGACCTTTCTTATTTGATTGATAAATATCCATTTGGATGGGTACATTCAAAGTTATTgggaaatagataaaattaatagTTTAGATTGATGACAATTTCTTTGACCATATTCAGAATACataacagaaaaccaaaaaaggaagtaaaagtgtatagaaatgactagaaaatgaaaatttttctaGTGTTCCCTATTTAATGGCCTTGCTTAGAAAGCATGGCATCAGAGAACCTACCTCAAGGTTCCACCAGACGCCGTCTCAGCCAGCCCAGCAGCAGCCGCATCTACCCCATGGCCTTCGTGCTCTCTCTACTGATGGCCCTGGTGCTGGTCAGCTACAGCCCGGGAGGATCCCTGGGCTGTGACCTGTCTCAGAACCATGTGCTGGTTGGCAGGCAGAACCTCAGGATCCTGGGCCAAATGAGGAGACTCTCCCCTCGCTTATGTCTACAGGACAGAAGATACTTTGCTTTCCCCCAGGAGATGGTCGAGGGCAGCCAGCTCCAGGAGGCCCAGGCCATCTCTGTGCTCCACGAGATGCTCCAGCAGAGCTTCAACCTCTTCCACACAGAGCGCTCCTCTGCTGCCTGGGACACCACCCTCCTGGAGCAGCTCCGCACTGGACTCCATCAGCAGCTCGATGACCTGGACGCCTGCCTGGGGCAGGTGATGGGAGAGGAAGACTCTGCCCTGGGAAGGATGGGCCCCACACTGGCCGTGAAGAGGTACTTCCAGGGCATCCACGTCTACctgaaagagaaggaatacaGCGATTGTGCCTGGGAAATCGTCAGAGTGGAAATCATGAGATCCTTCTCTTCATCAACCAACTTGCAAGAAAGGTTAAGAATGATGGATGGAGACCTGAGCTCACCTTGACATGACTCTCAATGACTAATATTCCACATCACCCTTGCACACTCTGGTGTTGTCATTTCAGAAGACTCTTGTTTCTTCTTTAGCCACCAGATTTGTGGAATTAACTCAGCCAATACATGTCCGTAGTAATAAGCAAGTACATATAAATGTAATCAAGTGCAGGGGTATCAATCCATAAGCAATGACTGCCctgatgttatttatttattctttatttagttaatgtaatattttatctcatcatatttatattttcctataaaaGATGTGTATGTTTACATTGTagtaacatttagaaaatatatttccctatttcattaaaattgttatgtggtttatttattaaatagttaTCAAGATAAAtttcttgagtttttcttttgaaaacctAAATCCTTATTTTGTCTACATATACCTATCACAAAATAGTATTAGTTCGTTTTATACTGTGGAACAATTCTATCATTTTCTAGGAAATGTTTGTCAAAAGGTGGAATTCTGAGAGTTTTCTGTGGGTGCCATTGTTAGGACTCTGAGTTTTTCCTTCAGGGAGCCtcggttgaggaactaagatcctctaAGCTGTGGAgggtgacaaaaagaaaaaagttagaaaGGAAATTATGAAACTGCAGAAAATGCTTAGTCTTGATGTCATAGGAATAACTAACGTACATGTGGCTGAGATTTGAACAGGGGGTTAATTGCTGGAAATAGGTATGTTGTCTGTCTTCAAATAGTATCATTTTctaacaaagattttaaaaatcaatacatcAATCTGCTGCACAGAAAATATTGTTATTGAGGTATATCCAATTTCCCACAGTAACGAGTGGGATCATTTATAAAAACTGATCAACAAAGATCCCACCAATTTATACATTTCATTCAGCATATttcaacttttattattttaagaatttcctATAATCTGTACTTCTCAAGATCAaagtctttcttttcattttaaactcccctcccccacacacatcCTCCATCAGGACCTTCTAACTGAGAGTCCCTTAAATGGGGAGGAATTGACTCCCCAGAGCAGGAGCATGTCTCCATTTCCTATTCACACCCAGCATCCTTCAAAATGGTAGGATACTACTGGTCCTCAGAGTTATCTGTAAAAGTGTAAGTGTAatgaatgttaataataatacTGATAAGCTTAAAAGAATTTTACCAGTTAAACTGTTTGAAAATGACAATCTtgctacattttttgtttttattttttgtgggttACTCTTGTCTTCTCAGGTGACCAGTATCTTTGTTATCTGGGCATCTCTTTAGTTTTCCCTCAATTTCCTGCATCATTTCGTCCAGTCGATTTTTCTGTCCTATGCTACTGTTTTCTCAGCTTTAAAATAAGGATAtgggagtggatatatgtgtacttatagCTGGTTtacttgttgtacagcagaaaccagcacaacattgtaaagcaattattctccaattaaaatcaaaatagGGATAATGAGACTATTTTACTCCTTTCAATATACCATCTCATGTTCTATACTCTATATGATGTTACTATAACAACTTCCAAAATTATCTTAAATGAGTAGATTATATGAAGCATCAGGGACACAGTAAACAGCTGTGAGAGCTGTTACTGTGACAGGTGTGTATTAAGCTTTCGCCATTATTTCATGTCTACCCTAAAGATGATTAGGCCGTATCTGTGACTTGCTCAACtcaatttttaatgcaaaaattctACCTCTGCAAATTAGAATAAattagtcatgaatggatgtgagagttggactgtgaagaaagctgagcactgaagaattgatgcttttgaactgtggtcttggagaagactcttgagagtcccttggactgcaaggagatccaaccagtccattctgaaggagatcagtcctgggtgttctttggaaagaatgatgctaaagctgaaactccagtactttggccacttcatgcgaagagttgactcactgggaaagactctgatgctgggagggattgggggcgggaggagaaggggatgacagaggatgagatggctggatggcatcaccgactcaatagatgtgggtttgggtgaactccgggagttggcgatggacagggaggcctggcgtgttgtaattcatggggtcgcaaagggtcggacatgactgagcacctgactgaactgaactgaactgaatctttgcTAGtattgtacaaaaaatatctaaacattttgaaattttactggcaaataaaataatcacatgACTGTACCAAGCACACCGAGATATTTAGTGGGCATCAAATCAACATGCAATCAGGGCATATAAGATGCTTATTAGGTAGGAAATGctatattaagtgaaaatataCATTATGCTGAAATAAAAAACATCTTGATTATGAATTTTAAAGCAACTTACCTATGCAAAATGACCTTTTAAAAGAGTTAATAaaagtatgtatattttttacatatacatatacatatttttctccaATGCAAAACTATGTATAAATTTGAAAGCTTAACATAAGATCCTTAGataaaggaaatgagaagaaaaaaagactttgaaaattgAGATTAATTATTTAAGGTAGCTACTGGGTCATAAGTTTCTCAAATATGGCTTTCCCTCAATTGAACTGAGATGAAAAAGAAGCAATTTTGAAAACTTTACAGATGTTTTGCTTCCAATGAAGCCAGGAACTTAAAGTTTTGTTTGGGCATAAGGAATATTTAGACTTGGTGTGAGTTTTAGActtctttgtacattttaaaatatttccaactaCTTGAACGTTGCAGGAGAAATTAACCATTTATATTAAGTAAAATCATTTCCCTTTCCCCAGGGGCTCCTGTAAGTCTCAGTCTTGTCCTCAAGTCTTCCCAGTGGATGGTCCCAATATCTAGATTACTGTCCAGAATGTAGATGCCTTTCCCCTCTCCCGAAATTAGTCTTTTGCCTCAGAAACAGCCCGGAACCTGAAAACATGCCACAACATGCTCAGATTCCCAGCCATCAGTCGCAGCATAAACGGGCACCAGTGTAAACCACTCTGGCTAAAATCTTTTCCCAGGAAGGGCAGGATGGAAGCAGGGCAGGTGCACAAATCAAGTTCTGAGCGAAACCCCTGCAAAGCTCCCGTGGGCAGTCTGGCCCCAAAACGAAGGTTCCTCACTGCTCCTGGGACCCCACGCGCTTCCTGGGCCCCAGAAGCATCTAGCTCAGCTGGAGGCTCCTGCCTACAGGGACTCCCCAGTTCTCCCAGTGGATGTGGCGTTGGAGTTCGAGGCTCTGGACCTGGACAGGTCTACTGGGAGAGCAAGGCCAGTTGCTCTGTTACAGGGAGTTCTGTGGTGGCCTCCTGGTGCTGGGGAACAGGAAAGGCAGATTTGAGCATCTTGTTGAGCTGGAGCCGTGGGACTGAATTTCACTGAAGTGCTGATTTGGGGGGCTTCCTGGTCTCTCAGAGGGTGGCAGTGGTGATGATCACCATTCTCCAGGGCTGGAGAACATCACCCTCCATGTCATCAGGGAAGGGCTTGGCATCTGGTGAGCTTGGTGATGCTGCAGGTGTTGGGCTGTGCCAGCCTTTATCAAGCCGTTCCCAGCCCCTTTCCACAAATAAGATCTTTAAATACGTCAGAATTGTCACTTTCGGCACTTTTCCCAATTTTGTCTCCACTGAAAAACTTTTCCCTTCTATTCTGGGCATCAGAGAATGTCACAGCTTCAATGCTTCTTTTGTGTTATTACACTGGAAATGAAATATACTCATGGAAATGTCTCAATCCAAAAGGAGATATTTATCTATATAAGTCAACTCAGCTTGAAAGAAAAACCTGAGGCTCAATCTCTCTTCTTTAGTCTAAAAGAGAACTTAGAGGTGTGACTCCATAATCTATTGTGACAGTTTATAAATTGCACCAATTTTAAGATTGCCACATCTCTCTGCAATTCCTTTTTAATGGTCTAATACATAAGCTTTGATTCTTCAGTTATTTACAGGACTGTTGCTCCTGTGTTCAAGTGGTCTACAGATAATAGTGGCATAATAACGAACATGGGTTAATTCATAGAGTTCTCTTCATTCTCTCACCAAACTGTGCTGACCACATATGCATATGTGACAATGTGCTTGGCGATGTGGATTCCAGGAACGTCAGGAGGGTATGATGACTGCCCTCCTGGGAGCAGGGGAGAAGACTTTGGAGGCAGGACtaggaggaaggaggcagcatGTGCTCAGAGCAGCTGAAGGCCAGTACTCAGAGCTGATGAAGAGGAGGGACTGGGAGCAGCAGGAAGCTCTACTCTCACACAATCTGGGGCTCCTGAGTGTAGCCGACACCAGACtttcatttcatcttttaaaCATCAAGACAACTTTAGTAGCAGTCACAGAGGACATCCTTTAATTCAAATAATTCAAAGTTTGCAAATTAGCCTGAAAATGTGGAACTTAGTGAATGATAGCTGTCTTTCATATCAATATAGTCAATAGTAACCTCTTTACTCCACCCTCAGTCCAACCAAGAGAAGCTTTGAGCGCAAGTTCCTTAACACAGGCAAGGGTCTGCATGTTGAATCTCTAAGTGTTCATTCTAGGAGAGGGAATGCCCGCAGGACTATGAAGTGCCCAGGAGCCCAAGTTCCCTCCCTTTGGAGCAGGGCCTTGTACATAATGGAGAGAAATCCTACAGCACTTGAAGTTCTTTGCTGAGGAAGAGATTCTAGGAAAGTTGTCCACTCTCCTAGAATTTTGATGTTttgttcctggtcagggaactagatcctacggGCCACAACCAAGACTTCCcatgccacaagtaaagatcCGATCTGAGGCAAGGAATACGGAAAAGCCAgcatgccgcaaccaagacccggcacagccaaatacatgcataaaataaatgcatttaaaattattaaaaagccCAAAGAAACCCATCCCATCAATGTGATCATATCACAAGGTGAGATATTAGGGAGATTAGGGTTAGCAACCAATAAAATTCAGTTATCATTTTTAagaacataattattttttaccaAGATTAAGATCAGGATCTTTGGAATCATTTCATTCCCTTTCATTCGAGTCATTTCAAAGCAACTTCTCATTGCCCAGATGGATTTGTCAGAGATGCACAGCAAGGCTGGTCTCCTTGACCCTGTGATAGAGGGTTAGTGTTCTAGGAACTGGGGTTCTGATTGCTGTCTCCCATGAGCTGGTGTGTgacttcttcttttccccttaTACACACCACATAtggattaaaggaaagaaaaatcaggtgGCTGGTCTTACAAAGCTGAGGGGAGTCCATGGACTCAGGACTTGGCCCTCGTTGAGCTTCTCTCAGAAGCAGCCATGTCCCAGCCTTTCTGTGGTTCATATTGACCTGATCCTTCCCCTCTGCCTCAGCCTAGGCCCCAGCTATGCTGCACTGAAGTTTGCTAACTCAGAGTACATCACTGTGTCAGGGAAAGCCACTTCCTTTCTTTCATATTCATGACATTGAGACTTACCCTTGTTTTCTAGTTGCCCACAAAACAACTGTGGAATTTTACTTTCTAGTAAAATtgcaaagagaagcaaaaaaatctAACCTCTTGAAAGTGATGCAGCTCCTCAGGCTTTCTTTACTTCCCTTTCTTGTTCTCACCTCATCCTGAATTACAACCAGAGAAGGAGCAATGAGACGAATCTTGTCCAATAAGTCACTAAGtgaatataaaaagtttaaattaaaaattacactCAAGGAAAGAAGGCTATTTCTCCTGATCTAATAGACTGGGTCTCACTGCCCTGCTTTCtcagaggagacagagacagaggaacagagatgcCAGGGGGAATCAACTGCCTGAACAAACAACTGTAACTCACTGGATTCGGTGACATACGCTTCCAATGAGAGACAACACCAGCACTGAAtctccttcctccagctcagAAACTCTGAGCAGAACAAGTGTTGAACAGTTTAAGTAAAAGAGttgaataataaaaactatactTGGCAAAGCAGATATTATTTATCTactaaaagcaaaatgactgcaGTTGGAAATTCCTTCACCAACTTACACAAACACACTTTTGCTCTCAGCATCTGAGCACTGCTGATATTTTGGATATCTGGGGAAACGGATCAGGAGAAGAGGAGGTCACCACTGAGAACTAGGGTCCTTCACAGAAACACTCCAGGGGAGAGATGGGGTTCAGGAAGACAATTTATTTtcccaaaaaataaacaagcccTCCATAG
Above is a window of Bos indicus isolate NIAB-ARS_2022 breed Sahiwal x Tharparkar chromosome 8, NIAB-ARS_B.indTharparkar_mat_pri_1.0, whole genome shotgun sequence DNA encoding:
- the LOC109562654 gene encoding interferon omega-1-like produces the protein MAFVLSLLMALVLVSYSPGGSLGCDLSQNHVLVGRQNLRILGQMRRLSPRLCLQDRRYFAFPQEMVEGSQLQEAQAISVLHEMLQQSFNLFHTERSSAAWDTTLLEQLRTGLHQQLDDLDACLGQVMGEEDSALGRMGPTLAVKRYFQGIHVYLKEKEYSDCAWEIVRVEIMRSFSSSTNLQERLRMMDGDLSSP